The genomic stretch actgggtgttattgtatatgttggaaaattgaactccaataaaaagaaatttttaaaaaatataaataaaataaaatcagattctgAGCCCCAGAGAATTAAGGTATATGTCATCTGGGTAGCTGAGCAATAACTTTCCCCAGAGGCAGATTTAGAGAGAGTACAGAGTCAGAAGAATAAATCTTCCTCCTTATGATTTTTGTCTGCCTTAAGTGGTCTCAGGTATGGTGAACTATGATATAAAGCATAGAGTATCAAGAACATGTATCCCAAAGTGTGAAGAGGCTAAACAGACTAGTATACCCAGTGTGAAGACTTGTAGAATATCGTGTTATACTTGAGTTTTTGTTAATACAAGTTAAAGAAGTGTAAgaattggggaaagaaaaaagataaattctagattttgtttatcaatttgtttttatttatttatttacttattttcctagGCTTTATAAAGCAAAGAAAAGTCAACGGAGTTCCATAAAAACAACATACAAATCCGTAAATTTTTATACTGTATTGTGTACTTAAAATTTGCTGAGCGGATAGATCTTGGGTACTCtcatcacaaaagagaaaaaaaataggaaaatggtaCAGGTGTGAAGTGATGGATATGTTGATTAGCTTGGTTTTGTTGAGTATTTCATAGTGGATACCTATATTGTGTCACAAGTTACACATATCCAATATAAGCAGTCTTTAAATAATctcctcaataaagctggaggaaACATCAGTAATGTTTTATAGCAGCtataatgaatggaaaaatgaaataaaaatgatgtcaTTTAAAATGGTAATCAAGGAATGTCAGGATGGCTCCATTGGTTGTgtgtaccttcagctcaggtgttgatcccagagtcctgatgTCTAGCCCTGTATCAGGGCTtgccctgctcatgttctctctgtctctcactctctctcaaataaataaatgaaatctttaaaaaataaaaaataatataaaatagtaaacaGAAATCTATATATGCCTGAAATAAAtgtaggaaatatttatttcatcttgttCATTGTAATAATATTGACTCCAAAACAATCTATAAATTCAACATAATACCAATTAAATGCTAATCTATGTTATTGTTTGCatgctgatttttttcaatttttttattgtggtgaaatataTGTACCATAACACTCGTTATAATGATACTTTTTACACATACAATTCAGTGGAattaatattttggatgttaTATAATATCACCAccaattctaaaatttttcatcACTCTAAACAGAAACTCtatacctctttttcttttggggagggggtggagaggaagaaataacatttttattaaaacagagGAACACtcaaatttttgtctttttttctttcaattttgtatttaaattctagttaacatacactgcaatattggtttcaggagtagaattcagtgattcattatttatttatttatttattatttttaatttttataacattttatttaacctggtatgtccaaaatattatcatatcAACATGTAATCCATGCAAAAACTTTAACCAGATACTTTAAAACTGATACTGGAGTCagtttttggaaaacttttaagTATGTTTGGAACAATTTGGGTATgtgaatttactttttcttttttttttaataaattaatttttattggtgttcaatttaccaacatacagaaaaacacccagtgctcatcccgtcaagtgtccccctcagtgcccgtcacccattcccccccaccccccgccctcctccccttccaccacccctagttcgtttcccagagttaggagtctttatgttctgtctcccttcctgatatttcccacacatttcttctcccttcccttatattccctttcactattatttactttttcaacacTCAGTTTTATGAACTCTAAATATAGATCAAGTATTGCCAAGGAAAATTTAGCATCTGAATTGAAATATGCTCTAACTGTAAAATACGCATATTTGAAGACTGAATGTGTGATTCATTATTTAAATGCaccactcagtgctcatcacagcaagtgctctccttaatacccatcacccatctagcccatcccccacccacctccttctaTAGatcctcaatttgttctctatcattgagAGTCTCTTGTAGTTTgtctccccttctcctttttttccccctacccacacattcatctgttttgtttcctaaattccacatatggatgaaatcatgttatttgtctttctttgacaaaCAGACAGATCAGATCAGTTAGAGAAACTATACCTCTTAACCAGTAACTTCCTATTCCCCTAGTAACCTCTAATCTACTttacatttctatgaatttgcttaCTTGTATAAGtggaataatataatttttatgttttgtgtctggcttctttcactcaacataatgttttcaaagttcatccatctTGTAGCATGTATTCATActttattccattatatggatgcATGATGTCCCATTTGTATGTATATACGATGTTTTATACATTAATCTGCTGATGTgcactttggttgtttccacaatatggctattgtaaataatgctacagtgaacatccatgtacaagtatctgtttgagtACCTGTTTTTAATTTGGGGTACATATTCaagagtggaattactgaattatataaattctatgcctaatttttttagaaactgcCAGATAGCTTTCCACAGAatttgcaccattttacattctcactagcaATGTATGGTGGTTCCAAATTTTCCCTATCTTTTCCACAacttattagtttttaatttttaaaattctagacaTTTTAGTaagtatgaagtggtatctcattgtagtccTGATCGTTATTTCATGTACCCTTgatcatttgcatattttctttaggGAAATAATCATACAGGTccactgccttttaaaaaaaaattgggttgtcttCTTGGTTTTGAATTacttgagttctttatatactctggatattaaacccttatcagatgtatcatttgtgcatatttcttccattttgtaggtTATCATTGTACTTTTTGATAATGTCACCCAATGTCAGAATTTTTAACTCTGATGAAGCTCAATTTATCTatggtttttttattgttgttcatgCTTTGGCGTCACATTTGAGAATTTATTGTCAAATCTAAGGTCAtggaagtttatatttttttcctaagaattttatggttttaacgTTTATATCTATGTCCTTGCTCTATTCTTATATGTGCTGGTTTGTActgtttaaaggaagaaatatagaagttagtaagaaaatgtttttaaattatttgaccAGTTAGATACAaacttatatattataaaaacaataattgcAGCACTGTGACTAGGACATAACAGACATTTAGATCCAAAGGCAGAATACAGAGTCAAGAGTCATATGggtcatatttatataaaaatttaaactaaaacatATATTGCCTCAAAATGGTTGACGAAGTACCAAATTACCtattaatatgtaataaaaatagtCTCTACATttgttaataattaaattaaatcctTGGTTACCCAAGTCCCCAAAACATATTCCAGATGGAGTTaaagttttctcttctctccttgctTTCTCTCAATTCTATTAAAATCTCCCATCACAATTGCTGTCTATATCAGTATCTAGATCACTTCCCATTTCTATATAGAGTTtgtatctgtttttaaatttatgtatggGATAGCTGtataaaaaaaactgaatttgcGTATGGGATAGCTgttataaaaaacatataaaaactaTATGTTATAAAGAGGAATGTTGACTACATAAAAGCTATGTATGACATGTATATTTCATaggacaaaaataaagtcaaaagacaatagaaagaaaaacattcaaatatGAAAAGTgttctatatttaaataataattaatgaaaaattaattatttgttgtctctttattttcttttgtatctatAAACCCTTAACATATATTTCTTGGCAAGCCTGTCAGCAGGACTtgttccctccctttctctggaATCCAGCTGAAGTTTCCAAGGATTATTATTCACTGCTTAATTGTTCCCTCAAATATTCCATGTCATTATGCCTTAACTGCCAATCAAGTAAGCACATATAAAGGAAAGTAGTAACTAGACTTACAGCCTGATCAAAAGGAAACAGCAAGAAAGGGGAGGCATGGATTGATGTGCCTGCTGTCAGTTAACCTGGTAGGAAAGTATGTGATATCTAGGATCAGTTGTAGTTATGTTTAATGCTCTCCTGGTACTGCCTGGCATCAGGTTGAGAAAGCTGCTTATAAATATCTCAGCTCTGCATTCAGCAACATCACATGGGTGGCTTGTAATTGCTCATAATGCGAGTATTTAACTAAAGAAATTGGCAACTGGTACAGATCAGGCATTTTACTCAgacagctgtttttttttttttttttacctttattagCACTCCACTGATTATACCTAACCAAGAGCGTGAACCCAATATGAGAAAAATACTTCACTTTCACTTTCATGTACCGTCTCTAATCTACGCCTCGCCCTGAATTTTACCTCTGATTCCTAACCTTCACACCCAAGGTTCTGCTACAGATGAGGAGAATTTTAGTGTTAATGAATTTGTTCGAGATAAAGAACCCTAGCCCAACCTCAGTCCTTACCATTGTGTTCAGCTTGTGAGATCCTGATGGCTTTGGACACCAGGTTCCAATAGGAGACATTTACCTTCCTACAAAATACGGAGAAGTTTTCCCCATCACCTATGGATAGTAGGTGGAGAAAGAGTGAActggtaagttaaaaaaaaaagacattggaaATACTAAAAACTGGGAGAAACTAGCcctgttttctaatatttaattgttccttttatttcctgAGCTGAATATTTATTGATCCAAATATAATGACAAACAATTTACATACATTACCCTATGTACCATTACTGTGTTTATATCAAATACCTGGATCTCAGATAATTAAGTGGCTCTCTCAAGATCACAAGCATATTAAGTATTAGAGCCATGAATTCCTTTTATTACTCTGCTATATCCCTTCTGCTACCTACATTCACTCCTGTACAAACTGCAGAAAGTTACCAGATCCTTCTCCAGTCTTCAATTTCCACAGGAAGCTATCATTTCCATGCTTATTATAACTGCCTTCCATTGTCTTAAATGGCCCAGTGGAGATTTCTGTACTGCCAGGCAGTACCAGGAGAGCATTAAACATTATCTTTTGTATTTGGCATGTAGCCCATGGAGAAATACTCTTCCACATGTCTAAACAGGAATCTCTTCCACATAGGGTGGCTTCTGTGTGTCCTTGTTTCAGATAtaagttttccatctctttggtaatgaaatgtttttttttttaagattttatttatttattcatgagagacacacagagaaaggcagagacttaggcagagggagaagcaggctacctgtggggagtccaatgtgggactcaatcccaggaccccaggaccacaacctgagtcaaaggcagatgctcaaccacggagccacccaggaatctcaaGGAAATGTCTTATTTATGATTATCAAGAGCTTGAAGTTTGATGTATAGTAACTGACCAGAGATTTCTATTCTCTAGTCTCTGTGTGCTTCCCTGTGTCTTCGAATGAAGTCTCACCATGACATTTTCAATGGATCCATTGCATTCACACCTGCAACATTCACTCTTGCTGGCATTCCAGGGCTAGAGGCAGAACATATTTGGATATCCATCCCTTTCTGCCTGATATACATCATCATCTTCCTAGGAAATGGCATCATTCTTCATATCATCCGGATTGACCCTGCTTTGCACCAACCCATGTACTTCTTTTTGGCCATGCTGGCCTTTGTTGAACTTGGGGTCTCTGCTTCCACCATGCCCACTGTGCTAGGCATTTTCCTCTGTGGAATTAATGAAATCAGTTTTGGTGGTTGCCTGTTCCAGATGTTTTCCATGCATTCTTTTACCATAATGGAGTCAGGTGTCCTTCTCACTATGTCTGTAGACCGTTTTGTGGCCATCTACAGCCCCCTGCGCTACACAACCATCCTGACAATCCCCCGCATCATTGCGATGGGTGTCATCATTGCCTTACGAAGTGTGGTGCTCATGTTCCCACTGCTCTTCCTCCTGAAGGGCCTGCCTTTCTGTGGTCACAATACTCTCACACACTCTTACTGTCTCCATTCAGATCTAATCAAATTGCCCTGTGGAGACACTCGACCCAATAGCATCCTGGGTTTGTTTGTCATTACCTCCACATTTGGGCTGGACTCACTGCTCATTGTAGTTTCTTATATGTTGATTCTTCACACTGTACTGGGAATAGCTTCTGGAGCTGGGCAGTGGAAGGCACTCAACACATGTGTGTCACACATCTGTGCTGTTCTGGTGTACTATGTGCCCATGATTAGCCTCTCCTTGCTGCATCGCTTTGGGGGGCACTTACCTCCACTCCTTCAGACTGTCATGGCCAATGCCTACCTCTTCTTCCCACCTGTGGTCAACCCCATTGTGTATagtatgaaaacaaaagaaattcgCAATAGCATTGTTCGTACAATGCCTAGAAAGAGACATGAAGTCTCAAGAACTTAGGAATTTGGATCAGATCTGATTGCCTATATAGTAATCTGTCAAATGggaaaaattcataatttatCATTGCTTATGAGCAAACTGTAGGCTTTagtagataaagaaaagaaaaataccctcACCCTTTCTCCCTGAAAATATAGAATGTCATTACTTTGATGTAAACTTATAGAAGGAGGCATGGGCCCCATGCTTAACCCTGGTGAGGACAATGTTTGTCTATTCAATTCTTAAATACTTGATTCATTTTTCCCCTTGGGAATAGGTAGAATGAGTCCTAGGGAGGTTTGTATTTCCAAGTACATACAATTTAGTGATACGTACTTGTGTGGAAGAGAATCAGGACACAAAAGAGTGTGTATTGTATGATTGCAATGTGTGTATGATAACAGTGGTTACTTCTCTGATGGATGTAGGGGTGAGAAAGTGACTGAAGAAATGCATGAGAAAATTTTCAGTCAGATGGAAATACCAGACGTATTTTAGGGATGCAAGTTACATGGTTGtattcatttgtcaaaaaaaGTACAGCTAAGATTTGCACATTTCAATGACTGTCAATTTCACCTCTAAGcttctaaataaaaatgatgatgatagtaGCAACAAAAAAATACTGGGTTAGACAGTGATTGCAAGTGTGGGAGATAGAACAGCATAATGTTCCAATTATAGAAGctggatgatggatagatggagtTTCATTCAttataatgccttttttttttgcattttcaaagcttttgtaataaaaagtcttaaaaacatattGTTCTGTTATTAAGTATTTATTGCATGTATGCCATGAAGCAGAGATAACTTTCAACTGGTAACTTACTTACTAAGTGATTTACATACATTAAGATAATTTAATCCACagaacaaatatataaagtaaaaacaatgactttaagatattttatttttaattagccaATTACTTAATAAACAAAGATCTGAAAATAATGGTTTTAgcagaaaataacttaaaaaaacccTCTACTCTTGTAATAGGTTTGATTGACATGAATCACTTAGTAGTAGATATTAATACACGTGCTTATGATCAACAGGAAGGCAAGGAGGGAAGGAATAACTTGACGTAAACTTTCTAGACAAGGTCTTCAAGATTCAACTTTTTTTCCACCTGGTGTCGATTTTCCACAAACTAGAATGAATATCCTCATAAACCAGAGTCTTGACTAATTAGCGGTTAACCAAGTTAAGGCAAGTCCCTGTCTTAGAACAAGTGATAAACATATAGGGTGACGGGTGGcatcatttatatcatttattttctgtttttatctaaTTCACTCGATTGAGTTCTCTTccagttttttatgtatttatctttgaaattgcTTGATTTAGTGAAATCATGAAAATGGAAAGGATATTTTTTACTGacctagtttttaatttttcaaggtaCTCAGAAGCCATTCCTCAGCAATAATTAGTGTCAATGTCCATGACAATGCTATGaatttgttactattattattctcattacATAACTGAAGAAATTGAGAGAATTTATGTAAGTTTTTTgaagtcacacagagaaaagtTAGTACTTGCAAGAACTAAGTCTGTAATTTGATGTTGGATAATTGAATCCCATATAGTTACGTCCAAATTCTAGCTATTTTACTCTTAATATGTAGAGAACTTTTCTGTGATTTGACCTGTTTGAAttaaatttcctcatttgtaaatagGGGAATACAATAGAATTTCATATTGATGGTTTAAAGATtcaatacagggcagccctggtagcttaGTTTAGCcacgacttcagcccagggcgtgatcctggagacccgggatccaggtcccatctcaggctccttgcatggagcctgcttctccttctgcctgtgtctctgcctctctctgtgtgtgtctctcatgaataaataaataaaatcttagaaaagaaataaatattcaatacaatatagaaataaaacaattagcaAAGTTCCTGGTAGAATTCGCTTCATAAATACTTAGCTTTTATTAGTCATTACTTTCCTACAACAACTGATAGAAATGTGTGAAACATCCCGCCAAATTTCACACTGCCAGATAGTAGCTATATATCCTAATTTTAAGTTCAATAACATCATAATTAAAGTCCTGCAATTATTGGACAGAAGCTATATATCAAGTATCATCTAAGTGATTTATGTAGATAAGATCATTTAATGCATAGAACAGATATATGAAGCCATTATCAATATTTTCTACATCATGCAGATATAGAAATAGAGACAGAAGTAAAGTATAGTGCTCCAAATCATAGTTAGCCTGTGGCATAATCTTATTTCTAACCTagacaacacaaataaaaaactaaattttcaaCCAATCGTATTATGAGTGGTCCTGTATCTTAAACttcaaatataatataattaattataattaactaTAATCTGTAATGATGAcacctaaatatttctttaagatttttatgcaGTGGTCTCCACTTAAACCTGCCTGGCTTCCaagagattttcttctttaatcctcATAACCACCAGAAATATCACCCATGATACTGTGGGTCAAACTTTCATTATTACAATGATAATAGAGGAATATTGAAAACAACAACTCAGtcttatttgcaattttttttaagattttatttattcatgagagacacacagagagagaggcagagacacaggcagagggagaagcaggctccctgcagggaacctgatgtgggacttgatcccgggaccctgggatcacgacctgagccaaaggcagatgctcaaccactgagccatccacgcgCCCCTTATTTGCAATGTTTTATTACATGTTATTCATTATGAGTTTAACTCTTGTAGGTAACAGACTTAATTCACTCTGAGGACTGCACCAGGAATTTGCCTCATTTCATCATTGTACAAATCAAGTTAGGCTAATTTATGCTACAGTAATGAATAGCTCCCAAATCTCAAGGGACTAAACataaaatttttctctctcaGCTATGTTTACAATGTGGGTAGAGGGTGGAGGGTGAAGTTATACACCACATAA from Vulpes vulpes isolate BD-2025 chromosome 11, VulVul3, whole genome shotgun sequence encodes the following:
- the LOC112911774 gene encoding olfactory receptor 51G2-like, whose product is MKSHHDIFNGSIAFTPATFTLAGIPGLEAEHIWISIPFCLIYIIIFLGNGIILHIIRIDPALHQPMYFFLAMLAFVELGVSASTMPTVLGIFLCGINEISFGGCLFQMFSMHSFTIMESGVLLTMSVDRFVAIYSPLRYTTILTIPRIIAMGVIIALRSVVLMFPLLFLLKGLPFCGHNTLTHSYCLHSDLIKLPCGDTRPNSILGLFVITSTFGLDSLLIVVSYMLILHTVLGIASGAGQWKALNTCVSHICAVLVYYVPMISLSLLHRFGGHLPPLLQTVMANAYLFFPPVVNPIVYSMKTKEIRNSIVRTMPRKRHEVSRT